A stretch of DNA from Deltaproteobacteria bacterium GWC2_65_14:
CCTCGGCCCAGACCCATTCGGGACGGTTGTCCCCGATGATGGCGACCTTGTCCCCCCGGGAGAGCCCCAGCGAAACCAGCCCGAGGGAGAAGTACTTCACGTGCTCGTGGTACTCCTCCCAGGTGAACTCCTGCCAGATCCCGAACTCCTTCTCCCGCATGGCGACCTTCCGGTCGCCGAACCGCTCCGCGTTCCGGAGGAGCAGCTTCGGAAAGGTGTCGTGCCGCTCGAGGATCGTCTTCATCGCCCTTCAGCGCGCCTCCAGCTCCTTCAGAAAATCGTCCTCCTCGCCGATGTAGGCAGCGATCACGTGCGGGTCGTTCGCCACCTCGGCCGGCTCCCCTTCGGAGATCTTGACCCCGAAATCGAGGACGCTCACCCGGTGGCTGATGTCCATCACCACCCCCAGGTCGTGCTCGATCAGCAGGACGGTGATCCCCCACTCCTCGTTGATGTCGAGTATGAAGCGGGCCATGTCCTCCTTCTCCTCGAGGTTCATCCCCGCCATCGGCTCGTCCACCAGCAGCAGCTTCGGCTTGAGGGAGAGCGCGCGGGCCAGCTCGACCCGCTTCCGGAGGCCGTACGGAAGGGTGCCGACCGGTTTTTTCCGGATGTTCTCGATCTCGAGGAAGTCGATGATGTCCTCCACCACCTTCCGGTTCTCGATCTCCTCGTTCCGGGCGGGGCCGAGGAAGATCCCCCCGAGGAAGACCCCCCGTTTCAGGAACAGATGGCGCCCGAGCATCAGGTTGTCCAGCACCGTCATGTGGTGAAAGAGGGCGATGTTCTGGAAGGTCCGGGCGATCCCGAGGGGGGCGATCCGGTGGGGGCTCATCCCCGTGAGTTTCCGGTCCTCGAAGTAGACCGCTCCCCGCTGCGGGCGGTAGACGCAGGAGATGCAGTTGAAGACCGAGGTCTTCCCCGCGCCGTTCGGGCCGATGATCGCGTGGATCTTCCCCTTTTCCACATCGATCGATACGCCGTTGATCGCCTTGACCCCCCCGAACGACAGGTGAACGTCCTCGACCTTGAGCAGCGGCATCCGGTATCCTCAGTAATGGGTAATCCTGGTATACTAACCCAATCCGCGTGCGCTCCGACAAACAATGTTTTCAAATATCTATCGGGATGGATATAGGTGACTTATTGGCGGTTATGCCTGCATTCCTGAACCATTTTCCACGCGTTGCAGGCCTGTCGCTCCGTTCTTTCCGGCATTTCTGCCCGCCCGAAGCCCGGATCACGGCACGCTCGATGAAATTCTCACGCTCCCGCACATTCCCGGGCCAGTCCTTCGTTCCGCACCACTCCCTCCGTGTCCACTCCCTCCGTTGATTCCCGGGCTTGCCTATTGTACTATCAGTGGTATGGATGCGACGGTCCTGATTCCCATCGCCGTTCTCGTGGCCGGGTCGATCGCGATCATCCTCACCGTCTACATGTACCGGTGATGGATCCGGGCGCGGGGAAATCCGGAAGGACACCGTTGCGGGCGGGCGATCCTGCACGGCTCGCCGTTGTCCTGTCGCTTTGCGCCCTGCTTTCCGCCCTTCCCGCCGCCGCGGATATCTACCGTTGGGTGGACGGCCAGGGAACGGTTCATTTCACGGACGACCTCTCGAACGTTCCCCCTTCCGCCCGAGGGGCGGCGACGCCGTTCGTGCGGGAGGGTCCGGGATCCCGGGGAACCGTTTCCGTGTTGGAGCCGCCGCCGGACAGGCCGACGGCCCTCACCCCTTCCGATACTGCAGGGGGCGCCCCCGGGACGCCGGAATCGGGTGCCTCCCGCGAAGCGCTGCTGGGGCAGATCGAGCAGAGAAAGGCGAAAATCTCCGCCAAGGAACAGCATATCCAGGCGGTGGACCGGAAACGGTCGCTGGCCCTGAACCCCCTGAGAAACCGGCTCGTCGACGAAGTGGACCTCGACCTCTACAGGAAGTACCAGCAAGAGCTTCCCGAAGACCGGGAACAGCTCCGGCGTCTCGAGGAGGATCTCTCCTCGCTCAGGTGACCCGGAACTCCCCCGGAAGGGGGGAGACGACCCGCACCCGCTCTCCCGTTTCCGGGTGAACGAACTCCACTTCCCCCGCATGGAGCAGCAGGCGCCCCTTGCCCGGTCCCTCGTCGGGTACCGCGGAATAGCGGCGGTCCCCGACGACCGGAAATCCCGCGGCCGCGAGATGCGCCCGGATCTGGTGCCGCTTCCCGCGCACGATCTCCGCACGGACCAGGGTGCACCTCTCCCCTTCGAGGACAGGCGTGATTGTCGTCCAGCGTCCCGGATCGGGATCGGCCCCGTCGGCCCGCACCCGGATAGTTTCGCCTCCTTCGCTCTCGATTCGGCCGGAGAGAACCCTTTT
This window harbors:
- a CDS encoding ABC transporter ATP-binding protein — its product is MPLLKVEDVHLSFGGVKAINGVSIDVEKGKIHAIIGPNGAGKTSVFNCISCVYRPQRGAVYFEDRKLTGMSPHRIAPLGIARTFQNIALFHHMTVLDNLMLGRHLFLKRGVFLGGIFLGPARNEEIENRKVVEDIIDFLEIENIRKKPVGTLPYGLRKRVELARALSLKPKLLLVDEPMAGMNLEEKEDMARFILDINEEWGITVLLIEHDLGVVMDISHRVSVLDFGVKISEGEPAEVANDPHVIAAYIGEEDDFLKELEAR